DNA from Leptolyngbya iicbica LK:
TTTTTGCCTTTTCGGCAGTTTATATTCTCTTTATGTTTGCTTCAAAAATCTATAATGGATTTCTTCGCAGAGAAAACGATAGTTTATTGTCGGCATATTGTCAGGGATCCAGTTTTGACAATTCCGCAAATCATTTAGTGTTTTTAAATACAGTTTGACTTTCGATCTTTTCGGCTGATTTGTTAGTTCAGCAGCAGCGATTTTATGCAGAAATTTAGGCTTTCAAGCTGTCTTGAGCCCCATGTTCTACTCGCCAATGCCGTCAATTTCGACATTTGCCTTTCCTGCAAACTAGATGTGTTTTCAGTCTTTTTGAGCGACTTTGCCTGGTCATCAATAGCGTCCGCGATCGCTCCATGAGACTTTGGATGGTCCACCGCCTTGCTCGGACGACTGCTGGGTGCCTACCTTACAGCCAAGGGCTCCCAGCTGAAACACGAGTACTCGTCTTAACTGAGGCGATTTTGGTTCTGAGGTCGATACCACTGATGGGAAATGCACACGGCACACATGCCCCAACGACCCACCTCCATAGCTGGACAAGGGCTGCCACATTGTGGACAGTTGCCCTGACTCGCGAGCTGGGTACGCTTGCGCTCAGCCCACTGCTGAAAGGCGGCATGGGCACTCGGAGGCACAACCGGGGGGCGCTCGTGAGGGGACTCAGCCCAGCTCGGGTGATCAGCCAGGGTGGGGCGTGCGGTGGGGTGCGATCGCTGGGTGAGACGCTGCCAGTCAGCGGGGGCAAACCGCAAGTCATGAATGGTTGACTGCGTCTCCGGCAGGGCCGTATGCAGTTTTTGCAAAATGCGCGATCGCTCAAAGGTCAACGTCTGCGACCAGGCGGCACTCGAAACCGACACCTGCAACACCTGGCGATAGATTTTGGTCGGACGACTATGCTGCGCCACGGCCTCACCCACCAGCTGCGGCCAGTGGGCTAACACCCGCCGCAAGCTGGCATTCGCCTGCCATTGCGGCGATCGCTCGAGGGTTTGCATCAGGGCGTGAATCGACTGCATAAAAGCTGAAAGCAACAGTTGAGTAGCGGGGCGACTAACCCGCGCATAGAGCACCAGGCGGATCGTTCAAACGTTCTAGTCCAAAGGGTGTGGCCGCCACTGCTAGAGAATATCGCCTAACCACACCCCTAAATATAGAGACTTTCACAAAAAATGAGCAAAACTTCTGGGATCAACTGTTCACTTTTCGGCTGACATTGCTATAACTAAATGCGAGTTTTGGTCTGCGATCGCCGCCCACGGCGTCACATGGCCTAACACTTGCCGTATCGATTAGCCGCGTGCCGAGAGGGCCGTATCCTGAGACTCGTCCCTAGCC
Protein-coding regions in this window:
- a CDS encoding DciA family protein, with translation MQSIHALMQTLERSPQWQANASLRRVLAHWPQLVGEAVAQHSRPTKIYRQVLQVSVSSAAWSQTLTFERSRILQKLHTALPETQSTIHDLRFAPADWQRLTQRSHPTARPTLADHPSWAESPHERPPVVPPSAHAAFQQWAERKRTQLASQGNCPQCGSPCPAMEVGRWGMCAVCISHQWYRPQNQNRLS